From a single Deinococcus fonticola genomic region:
- the hpaE gene encoding 5-carboxymethyl-2-hydroxymuconate semialdehyde dehydrogenase: MTQSEAVKANHELAAQLRESRLNPGIKHFIGGQWVDSLSGETFDTHSPVDNSFLVKTARGDAQDIDRAARAAWDAFQMWREVGGAERRKILHRIADLIEKRSQEIAVLESLDTGQAIRFMKSAATRGAENFRFYADRAPAAQDGQSLPTTGFINYSLRQPIGPVGVITPWNTPFMLSTWKIAPALAAGCTVVHKPAEWSPVSATLLAEIMDEAGLPKGVHNLVHGFGESAGKTLTEHPLIKAVAFVGETTTGSHIMRQGADTLKRVHFELGGKNPVVVFDDADLDKALDAVVFMIYSLNGERCTSSSRVLIQEGIYDEFTKRIAERASNIRVGDPLDPETEVGPLVHPRHFEKVMSYFDKAREEGATIAEGGVRVGESGNFVRPTLFTGARNDMRIAQEEIFGPVLTAIPFKDEAEALSLANDVAYGLAGYLWTNDLIRAHRFAHGLEAGMIWVNSENVRHLPTPFGGVKNSGIGRDGGDYSFEFYMETKNIAISLGTHKTAKLGVGQAPKIDKKEAGE, translated from the coding sequence ATGACTCAATCTGAAGCCGTAAAAGCTAACCATGAACTGGCCGCCCAGTTGCGCGAAAGCCGCCTGAACCCCGGCATCAAGCACTTCATCGGCGGGCAGTGGGTGGACTCCCTCAGCGGGGAAACCTTCGACACGCACTCCCCGGTGGACAACAGCTTCCTGGTGAAAACTGCCAGGGGCGACGCACAGGACATCGACCGCGCCGCCAGGGCCGCCTGGGACGCCTTCCAGATGTGGCGTGAGGTGGGCGGCGCGGAACGCCGCAAGATCCTGCACAGGATTGCCGACCTGATCGAGAAGCGCTCTCAGGAAATTGCCGTACTGGAAAGCCTGGACACCGGGCAGGCCATTCGCTTCATGAAGTCTGCGGCGACCCGCGGCGCCGAGAACTTCCGTTTCTACGCCGACCGTGCCCCCGCCGCGCAGGACGGCCAGAGTCTGCCCACCACCGGGTTTATCAACTACTCGCTTCGCCAGCCGATTGGCCCGGTGGGCGTCATTACGCCCTGGAACACGCCGTTCATGCTGTCTACCTGGAAAATCGCCCCGGCCCTGGCCGCCGGGTGCACGGTGGTGCACAAGCCCGCCGAGTGGAGCCCGGTGAGCGCCACCCTGCTGGCCGAGATCATGGACGAGGCGGGGCTGCCGAAGGGCGTTCACAACCTCGTGCACGGCTTCGGGGAAAGTGCGGGCAAGACCCTCACCGAGCACCCGCTGATCAAGGCCGTGGCCTTCGTGGGTGAAACGACCACCGGCAGCCACATCATGCGCCAGGGTGCCGACACCCTGAAACGCGTTCACTTCGAGCTGGGCGGCAAGAACCCGGTCGTGGTGTTCGATGACGCCGACCTCGATAAGGCCCTGGACGCGGTGGTGTTCATGATCTACAGCCTGAACGGCGAACGCTGCACCAGCTCCAGCCGTGTGCTGATTCAGGAGGGCATCTACGACGAGTTCACCAAACGTATTGCCGAGCGCGCCAGCAATATCCGCGTGGGCGACCCCCTCGACCCGGAAACGGAAGTCGGGCCGCTCGTTCACCCGCGCCACTTCGAGAAAGTCATGTCGTACTTCGACAAGGCCCGCGAGGAAGGCGCCACCATCGCCGAAGGCGGCGTGCGTGTGGGTGAGAGCGGCAATTTCGTGCGTCCCACCCTGTTCACAGGGGCGCGCAACGACATGCGCATCGCGCAGGAAGAAATCTTCGGTCCGGTGCTGACCGCCATTCCCTTCAAGGATGAAGCCGAAGCCCTGAGCCTGGCCAACGACGTCGCCTACGGCCTGGCCGGGTATCTCTGGACGAACGACCTGATCCGCGCCCACCGCTTCGCGCACGGCCTGGAAGCCGGCATGATCTGGGTCAATAGCGAAAATGTCCGCCACCTGCCCACTCCCTTCGGCGGCGTGAAAAACAGCGGCATCGGACGCGACGGCGGCGATTACAGCTTCGAGTTCTACATGGAAACGAAGAACATCGCCATTTCCCTTGGCACGCACAAAACCGCGAAACTCGGCGTTGGGCAGGCCCCCAAGATCGACAAGAAGGAAGCGGGCGAGTAA
- the hpaB gene encoding 4-hydroxyphenylacetate 3-monooxygenase, oxygenase component, with the protein MHRNGTGAVNGEQFLARLRQNPPTLYIDGGRVEDPTTHPATANMCRSLAGLYDLQFEEDLRDPLTFEEDGKRYARSFMEPKTKEDLKLIAESHRIRANYGLGFLGRAPDYMNANVMAAGAGAEYFAQCKPEGDHKVDFAENMRRYAKFVRDNDLCLTHALTNPQVNRSKMASEMPDPYIALGVVKETDEGIIVRGARMMATLPIADEILIFPSTVLKENADKSRYAMGFAIPCNAPGVSFQCREPIDVGRDPEDHPLSSRFDEQDAFVIFDDVLVPWERVFLLYDVELANKAYAGTDAVLHMAYQVVNLKIAKTEAFLGVAQSIVNAIGSGGFQHVQAKIAEIIIMLEIMKGLEVAAREQATVNKYGVMTPARGPLDAARNYYPANHQRLPELLQLLGASGIIMMPSKADREGPLGPQIDKFLQAGNASAEDRLKLFRLAWDMSMSSFAGRQSLYEKYFFGDPVRMHSALYEVYDSSEPVLRIQEFLKRK; encoded by the coding sequence ATGCACAGGAATGGGACTGGGGCGGTGAACGGCGAGCAGTTCCTGGCACGGCTGCGGCAGAATCCGCCGACGCTGTACATCGACGGCGGGCGGGTCGAGGACCCCACCACGCACCCGGCCACCGCGAACATGTGTCGGTCGCTGGCGGGCCTGTACGACCTGCAATTCGAGGAAGACTTGCGCGACCCCCTGACCTTCGAGGAAGACGGCAAGCGGTACGCCCGTTCTTTCATGGAGCCGAAAACGAAGGAAGACCTGAAACTGATCGCCGAATCGCACCGGATTCGCGCGAATTATGGCCTGGGTTTCCTGGGGCGTGCGCCCGATTACATGAACGCCAACGTGATGGCGGCGGGCGCGGGCGCCGAATACTTCGCGCAGTGCAAACCCGAGGGCGACCACAAGGTGGACTTCGCCGAGAACATGCGCCGCTACGCGAAATTCGTGCGCGACAACGACCTGTGCCTGACGCACGCGCTGACCAACCCGCAGGTGAACCGCAGCAAGATGGCGTCCGAGATGCCCGACCCTTACATCGCGCTGGGCGTGGTAAAGGAAACCGACGAGGGCATCATCGTGCGCGGCGCCCGCATGATGGCGACCCTGCCGATTGCCGACGAAATCCTGATTTTCCCCTCCACCGTGCTGAAGGAAAACGCCGACAAGAGCCGCTACGCCATGGGTTTCGCCATTCCCTGCAACGCGCCGGGCGTGAGCTTCCAGTGCCGTGAACCCATCGACGTGGGCCGCGATCCCGAAGACCATCCCCTCAGCAGCCGGTTCGACGAGCAGGACGCCTTCGTGATCTTCGACGACGTGCTGGTGCCCTGGGAGCGCGTGTTCCTGCTGTACGACGTGGAACTGGCCAACAAGGCCTACGCTGGCACCGATGCCGTGCTACACATGGCCTACCAGGTCGTGAATCTGAAAATTGCCAAGACCGAGGCGTTCCTGGGGGTGGCCCAGAGCATCGTGAATGCCATCGGCTCTGGCGGGTTCCAGCACGTGCAGGCCAAGATCGCCGAGATCATCATCATGCTGGAAATCATGAAGGGCCTGGAAGTCGCCGCCCGCGAGCAGGCCACCGTGAACAAGTACGGCGTGATGACACCGGCCCGTGGGCCGCTGGACGCCGCCCGCAACTACTACCCCGCCAACCACCAGCGCCTGCCCGAACTGCTGCAACTGCTGGGCGCCTCCGGCATCATCATGATGCCCAGCAAAGCCGACCGCGAAGGGCCGCTCGGGCCGCAGATCGACAAGTTCCTGCAAGCCGGCAACGCCAGCGCCGAAGACCGCCTGAAACTGTTCCGCCTGGCCTGGGACATGAGCATGAGCAGCTTTGCCGGCCGCCAGTCGCTGTACGAGAAGTACTTCTTCGGCGATCCCGTGCGCATGCACTCTGCCCTGTACGAGGTTTACGACAGCAGCGAACCCGTGCTGCGCATTCAGGAATTCCTGAAGCGCAAGTAA
- the hpaD gene encoding 3,4-dihydroxyphenylacetate 2,3-dioxygenase — protein sequence MKPDVIRIAQAIFTVKDLAASKEFYVDLLGMNVLHEQGDALYLRGVEDREWTLKLEQCKGSEEARVRHLGYRVRDEHTLDALVNLAETQGLPHRWEEELDRPRMLRLQDPFGIPVAFYHDVKTYPWLLQEYHQHRGPGLQRVDHCNVRVPDVKATMDWYMDELGFRLSEYTVDEQDQWWAAWIQRRGGVHDFALTNGAGPCLHHWAYWMPDALSIIKTCDILAGARQPERIERGPGRHGVSNAFFLYIRDPDGHRIELYTSDYITVDPDFVPIKWLRDDPRRQTLWGAKTPRSWFEEASPMEAFEGGVQQPKEGKLTGIPAHVI from the coding sequence ATGAAACCAGATGTGATTCGGATCGCTCAGGCGATTTTTACTGTGAAGGACCTGGCGGCCAGCAAGGAGTTTTACGTTGACCTGCTGGGCATGAACGTGCTGCACGAACAGGGAGACGCGCTGTACCTGCGCGGCGTGGAAGACCGCGAGTGGACGCTGAAACTGGAGCAGTGCAAAGGTAGTGAGGAAGCCCGCGTGCGTCACCTGGGCTACCGCGTGCGCGACGAGCATACGCTGGACGCGCTGGTGAACCTCGCGGAAACCCAGGGGCTCCCCCACCGCTGGGAAGAAGAACTGGATCGCCCGAGGATGCTGCGCCTGCAAGACCCCTTCGGTATTCCGGTGGCGTTTTACCACGACGTGAAGACGTATCCGTGGCTGTTGCAGGAGTATCACCAGCACCGTGGCCCCGGTTTGCAGCGTGTGGATCACTGCAACGTGCGCGTGCCGGACGTGAAAGCCACCATGGACTGGTACATGGACGAACTCGGCTTCCGCCTCTCGGAATACACCGTGGACGAGCAGGATCAGTGGTGGGCGGCCTGGATTCAGCGGCGCGGCGGCGTGCACGATTTTGCCCTCACGAACGGCGCAGGGCCGTGCCTGCACCACTGGGCGTACTGGATGCCCGACGCCCTGAGCATCATCAAGACCTGCGACATCCTGGCCGGGGCGCGGCAGCCCGAGCGCATCGAGCGTGGCCCGGGGCGTCACGGCGTCAGCAACGCGTTCTTCCTGTACATCCGCGATCCGGACGGCCACCGCATCGAGCTGTACACCAGCGATTACATCACGGTCGACCCGGACTTCGTGCCGATCAAGTGGCTGCGTGACGACCCGCGCCGCCAGACGCTGTGGGGCGCGAAAACGCCGCGCAGCTGGTTCGAGGAAGCCAGCCCCATGGAGGCCTTCGAGGGCGGCGTGCAGCAGCCCAAAGAGGGCAAACTGACCGGCATTCCCGCACACGTCATCTGA
- a CDS encoding fumarylacetoacetate hydrolase family protein, which yields MKTANFIVGGRQLKGELRQDGLLYDAAGEAHHPDQVQFLLPLKPGKVIALALNYADHVAELGFKAPEEPVMFLKPNTSLLPHGGTVIYPRGAKFMHYEVELGIVIGRDARRVKARDAQDYVGGYTIANDLVVRDYVSNYYRPPMRAKGWDTFGPMGPYLVSADEIADPYNLGLRAYVNGELRQEGSTKDMILKAPELIEFMSRFMTLEAGDVILTGTPKGVSHVHPGDVMRMEIDGLGALENPVALEDESAEPLIAQEGERK from the coding sequence ATGAAAACCGCAAATTTCATCGTTGGTGGACGCCAGCTCAAAGGGGAACTCCGCCAGGACGGTCTGCTGTACGACGCGGCTGGCGAGGCCCATCACCCGGATCAGGTGCAGTTCCTGCTGCCGCTGAAACCCGGCAAGGTTATTGCCCTGGCGCTGAACTACGCCGACCACGTGGCCGAACTGGGTTTCAAGGCCCCCGAGGAACCGGTCATGTTTCTGAAACCCAACACCAGCCTGCTGCCGCACGGTGGCACGGTCATCTACCCCCGCGGCGCAAAATTCATGCACTACGAGGTGGAACTGGGCATCGTGATCGGGCGCGATGCCCGCCGCGTGAAAGCCAGGGACGCCCAGGACTACGTGGGTGGGTACACCATCGCCAACGACCTGGTGGTGCGCGATTACGTCAGCAACTACTACCGCCCCCCCATGCGCGCCAAGGGCTGGGACACCTTCGGCCCGATGGGGCCTTACCTGGTGAGCGCCGACGAGATCGCCGACCCGTACAACCTGGGCCTGCGGGCTTACGTGAACGGTGAACTGCGCCAGGAAGGCAGCACCAAGGACATGATCCTGAAAGCCCCCGAGCTGATCGAGTTCATGAGCCGCTTCATGACCCTGGAAGCCGGCGACGTGATCCTGACCGGAACGCCTAAAGGAGTCTCGCACGTGCACCCCGGCGACGTGATGCGCATGGAAATCGACGGGCTGGGCGCACTGGAGAACCCGGTGGCGCTGGAAGACGAGAGCGCCGAGCCGCTGATCGCGCAGGAAGGCGAACGCAAGTAA
- a CDS encoding 5-carboxymethyl-2-hydroxymuconate Delta-isomerase: protein MPHLTVEYTDNLQSPRIPELLRALNAVLLARPDVYPVGGIRARAYRLTEYAVADSTDPQDAFVHVVLKIGAGRSDEVKQATGDDLFAVLKAHFAEEFAARPLALSQEIQEFSEAGTWKHNNIHARYRK, encoded by the coding sequence ATGCCGCACCTGACCGTCGAGTACACCGACAACCTGCAGAGCCCGCGCATTCCCGAATTGCTGCGGGCACTGAATGCCGTGCTGCTCGCGCGCCCGGACGTGTATCCGGTGGGCGGCATCCGGGCGCGGGCCTACCGCCTGACCGAATACGCCGTGGCCGACAGCACCGATCCACAGGACGCTTTCGTGCATGTCGTCCTGAAAATAGGGGCGGGCCGCAGCGACGAGGTGAAGCAGGCCACCGGGGATGACCTGTTTGCCGTGCTGAAGGCCCACTTCGCTGAGGAGTTCGCGGCGCGGCCCCTGGCGCTCTCGCAGGAGATTCAGGAATTCAGCGAGGCTGGCACGTGGAAGCACAACAACATTCACGCGCGGTACAGGAAGTGA
- the hpaH gene encoding 2-oxo-hept-4-ene-1,7-dioate hydratase, with protein sequence MLTPEQISDAVTRLHHAEETRTQISQLSRQYPDITIEDAYRVQDAWVAHKLSLGRRVYGHKIGLTSRAMQKSSNINEPDYGVLLDDMVFPEGSEIPTSRFIVPRVEVELAFLLEKDLEGPNCTAFDVLDATRYVFPAVEIIDARIQQVDPETKATRKVFDTISDNAANAGIIVGGRSVRPFDVDLRWMSALLYRNGVIEETGVAAGVLNNPVNGVAWLANKYAPHGRKLEAGQIILAGSFTRPVEAEPGDVFHADYGPLGGLSFRFAK encoded by the coding sequence ATGCTGACGCCTGAGCAGATCAGCGACGCCGTGACGCGCTTGCACCACGCCGAGGAAACCCGCACGCAGATTTCGCAACTGTCGCGGCAGTACCCGGACATCACCATTGAGGACGCCTACCGGGTGCAGGACGCCTGGGTGGCACACAAGCTCAGCCTCGGCCGCCGGGTGTACGGCCACAAGATCGGCCTGACCTCGCGGGCCATGCAGAAGTCCAGCAACATCAACGAGCCCGACTACGGCGTGCTGCTCGACGACATGGTTTTTCCGGAAGGCAGCGAGATTCCCACCTCGCGCTTCATCGTGCCGCGCGTGGAGGTGGAGCTGGCGTTCCTGCTCGAAAAAGATCTGGAAGGCCCGAACTGCACTGCCTTCGACGTTCTGGACGCCACCAGATACGTTTTTCCCGCCGTGGAGATCATCGACGCCCGCATTCAGCAGGTCGACCCGGAAACGAAGGCCACCCGCAAGGTGTTCGACACCATCAGCGACAACGCCGCGAACGCCGGCATCATCGTGGGTGGGCGCAGCGTGCGGCCCTTCGACGTTGACCTGCGCTGGATGAGCGCCCTGCTGTACCGCAACGGCGTGATCGAGGAAACTGGCGTGGCCGCCGGGGTGCTGAACAACCCCGTGAACGGCGTGGCGTGGCTGGCGAACAAGTACGCCCCGCACGGGCGCAAACTCGAAGCCGGACAGATCATCCTGGCCGGGTCGTTTACCCGCCCTGTCGAAGCCGAACCCGGCGACGTGTTCCACGCCGATTACGGCCCGCTGGGCGGACTGTCTTTCAGGTTCGCAAAATGA
- the hpaI gene encoding 4-hydroxy-2-oxoheptanedioate aldolase, giving the protein MNGLINEFKVALQSRQPQIGLWLGLADPYCAEICAGAGFDWLLIDGEHAPNDVRSTLSILQTLAAYPVAPVVRPPVVQTHLIKQYLDLGVQTLLLPMIDTAEQAQAAVTATRYPPQGVRGVGSALARASRWNSIPDYLHRADSEICVLVQAETREALKNLDSILAVEGVDGVFIGPADLSGSLGHLGNPGHPEVVTAIEDTIGRIVGAGKAAGILSSDVNQAKRYLELGATFVAVGVDTSLLAQASRNLARQFTADRQGETQGDGTY; this is encoded by the coding sequence ATGAATGGACTGATCAATGAATTCAAAGTGGCCTTGCAGTCCCGTCAGCCGCAGATCGGCCTGTGGCTGGGCCTGGCCGATCCGTACTGCGCCGAAATCTGCGCCGGTGCGGGCTTCGACTGGCTGCTGATCGACGGCGAGCACGCCCCCAACGATGTTCGCAGCACCCTGTCCATCCTTCAGACGCTGGCCGCTTACCCGGTTGCGCCGGTGGTGCGGCCCCCCGTGGTGCAGACGCACCTGATCAAGCAGTATCTCGATCTGGGCGTGCAGACGCTGCTGCTGCCCATGATCGACACCGCCGAGCAGGCGCAGGCGGCCGTGACCGCCACACGCTACCCGCCGCAAGGCGTGCGCGGCGTGGGCAGTGCCCTGGCCCGCGCTTCACGCTGGAACAGCATTCCCGATTACCTGCACCGCGCCGACAGTGAAATCTGCGTGCTGGTGCAGGCGGAAACCAGAGAAGCCTTGAAGAACCTCGACAGCATTCTGGCGGTGGAGGGCGTGGACGGCGTGTTCATCGGCCCCGCCGACCTCAGCGGCAGCCTGGGGCATCTGGGCAATCCCGGTCACCCGGAAGTCGTGACGGCCATTGAGGACACCATCGGGCGCATCGTGGGTGCAGGCAAGGCGGCCGGGATTCTCAGCAGCGACGTGAACCAGGCGAAGCGCTATCTGGAATTGGGCGCCACCTTCGTGGCTGTGGGCGTGGACACCTCGCTGCTCGCGCAGGCCAGCCGGAATCTTGCCAGGCAGTTCACCGCAGACCGCCAGGGTGAAACCCAGGGTGACGGCACCTACTGA
- a CDS encoding ParB/RepB/Spo0J family partition protein yields the protein MTRRTRPERKRDLQGLLGQDVPDLTRPVEAETLIAVERLRAGLGQPRRQFDDPKLQALAQSVREQGVLQPLLVRKVGQEFEIVAGERRWRAAQLAGLSEVPVIIRDLTDVQARQVALIENLQREDLNTLDEVDAKLELVAQTLGLSPEAARTRLMQLLREEPGAEHAALDEVFAPLGEQWTSFTRNKLKILNWPTAILDAVRGGLAYTLAQLIVPVEARHHTRLLNLAASGASRAELQAEIRKLTTPAVSAPQAARVARVLGSSRWLSRLSSAEQQALEQWLKKMPQVLRSAVDD from the coding sequence ATGACCCGCCGCACCCGTCCCGAACGCAAACGCGACTTGCAGGGGCTGCTCGGCCAGGATGTGCCGGACTTGACCAGACCGGTAGAGGCCGAAACCCTGATCGCTGTCGAGCGCCTGCGTGCCGGACTGGGCCAGCCGCGCCGTCAGTTCGACGACCCAAAATTACAGGCGCTGGCCCAGAGTGTCCGCGAACAGGGTGTGCTGCAACCCCTGTTGGTGCGCAAGGTCGGCCAGGAGTTCGAGATCGTGGCCGGAGAGCGCCGCTGGCGGGCCGCCCAGCTGGCCGGATTGAGCGAGGTTCCCGTCATCATCCGTGACCTGACGGACGTGCAGGCCCGGCAGGTGGCCCTGATCGAGAACCTCCAACGCGAGGACTTGAACACGCTGGACGAGGTAGACGCCAAGCTGGAACTGGTGGCCCAGACGCTGGGATTGTCGCCGGAAGCAGCCCGAACCCGGCTAATGCAACTGCTGCGTGAGGAACCCGGAGCGGAACATGCCGCCCTGGATGAGGTGTTTGCGCCGCTGGGAGAACAGTGGACTTCGTTTACCCGCAACAAGCTGAAGATCCTGAACTGGCCTACGGCTATTCTGGACGCCGTGAGGGGAGGGCTGGCCTATACCCTGGCCCAGTTGATCGTCCCGGTGGAGGCGCGGCACCACACCCGGCTGCTGAATCTGGCCGCCAGCGGGGCCTCCCGCGCCGAATTGCAGGCTGAGATTCGTAAACTGACCACACCAGCCGTGTCAGCCCCTCAGGCCGCGCGGGTGGCCAGAGTCCTGGGCAGTTCGCGCTGGCTTTCGCGCCTTTCCAGCGCCGAGCAACAGGCTCTTGAGCAGTGGCTGAAGAAAATGCCGCAGGTTCTGCGTTCTGCAGTGGACGATTGA
- a CDS encoding ParA family protein gives MKTVTVFNHAGGAGKTSIVRDVGYELAQAGHRVLLIDLDPQANLTGWLGVEGVDPAQTVYRVAVDGQPLPQPIQAHGLSLIPSHVSLAVAEGQMMGRVGAQGRLRRALQDVAEQYDVTLIDSPPSLGQLSILGALAADHMIVPVPTRQKGLDALPGLQGAFSEYQEVRPDLTVALYVPTFYDARRLHDREVMADLEQYLSPLASPVPQREAVWLDSTAQGAPVGAYAPNTPVHRDIQRLTQDVARALGLKYEVPA, from the coding sequence GTGAAGACCGTCACAGTGTTCAATCATGCGGGGGGGGCCGGCAAGACCAGCATCGTCCGGGATGTCGGGTACGAACTGGCACAGGCGGGTCACCGCGTGCTGCTCATCGACCTCGACCCGCAGGCCAATCTGACCGGCTGGCTGGGTGTGGAGGGGGTTGACCCCGCGCAGACCGTCTACCGGGTGGCGGTGGACGGACAACCTCTCCCCCAGCCCATCCAGGCGCATGGCCTGTCCCTCATTCCCTCGCACGTCAGCCTGGCGGTGGCCGAGGGCCAGATGATGGGCAGGGTCGGCGCCCAGGGCCGCCTGCGCCGCGCCCTTCAGGACGTGGCCGAGCAGTACGATGTCACGCTGATCGACAGCCCGCCCAGCCTGGGCCAGCTTTCCATTCTGGGCGCGCTGGCCGCCGACCACATGATCGTGCCTGTCCCCACCCGGCAAAAGGGCCTGGACGCGCTGCCGGGCTTGCAGGGGGCCTTCAGCGAGTATCAGGAGGTCAGGCCTGACCTGACGGTGGCGCTGTATGTGCCGACCTTCTACGACGCCCGGCGCCTGCACGACCGTGAAGTCATGGCCGACCTGGAACAGTACCTTTCCCCGCTGGCTTCACCCGTACCGCAGCGCGAGGCGGTGTGGCTGGATTCCACCGCGCAGGGCGCACCGGTGGGCGCCTATGCGCCAAACACCCCCGTTCACCGCGATATCCAGCGGCTAACCCAAGATGTGGCGCGGGCGCTGGGCCTGAAATACGAGGTACCCGCATGA